The Streptomyces sp. Alt3 genome has a segment encoding these proteins:
- a CDS encoding inositol monophosphatase family protein: MIDDFLYGTAGHAGATAEVEAAVRAAAAAEILPRYRQLAAHEIVEKSGPHDLVTAADRLAEEHLTASLTRLLPGSVVVGEEAVHADPAVYDALGGDAPVWIVDPVDGTRQFVRGEPGFCTLVALARHGEVYASWTYAPVLDEIAVAVRGRGATLNGTALHSGSPAPGAVLKVAMSHPDYTSDAQKRALLGLRTEGIDARACGSAGLEYLAVACGAQDGVAFNWEFAWDHAAGLLLVTEAGGSQSTLSGAPFRITGGNDLPFTAARDEATAGRILDALRTGRQD, encoded by the coding sequence ATGATCGATGACTTCCTGTACGGGACCGCCGGGCACGCCGGGGCGACTGCCGAGGTCGAGGCGGCGGTCCGGGCGGCGGCCGCCGCCGAGATCCTGCCGCGCTACCGGCAGCTGGCCGCGCACGAGATCGTCGAGAAGAGCGGCCCCCACGACCTGGTCACCGCCGCCGACCGGCTCGCCGAGGAGCACCTCACCGCGTCCCTGACCCGGCTGCTTCCCGGTTCGGTCGTCGTCGGCGAGGAGGCCGTGCACGCCGACCCGGCCGTCTACGACGCCCTCGGCGGCGACGCACCCGTGTGGATCGTCGACCCGGTCGACGGCACCCGCCAGTTCGTGCGCGGCGAACCCGGTTTCTGCACCCTGGTGGCCCTCGCCAGGCACGGCGAGGTGTACGCCTCGTGGACGTACGCCCCCGTGCTCGACGAGATCGCCGTCGCTGTGCGGGGGCGGGGCGCCACGCTCAACGGCACGGCGCTGCACAGCGGTTCGCCCGCGCCCGGCGCCGTTCTCAAGGTGGCCATGTCCCATCCCGACTACACCTCCGACGCCCAGAAGCGGGCCCTGCTCGGCCTGCGTACCGAGGGCATCGACGCCCGCGCGTGCGGATCGGCCGGCCTGGAGTACCTTGCTGTCGCCTGCGGCGCGCAGGACGGCGTTGCCTTCAACTGGGAGTTCGCCTGGGACCACGCGGCGGGGCTGCTCCTCGTCACCGAGGCGGGCGGGAGCCAGTCGACGCTCTCCGGAGCCCCGTTCCGCATCACCGGCGGGAACGACCTGCCGTTCACCGCGGCCAGGGACGAGGCGACGGCAGGACGCATCCTCGACGCGCTGCGGACCGGCCGTCAGGACTAG
- a CDS encoding gamma-glutamyltransferase family protein, protein MFTTRPTLQGTFGMVSSTHWLASQSAMAVLEDGGNAYDAAVAAGFVLHVVEPHLNGPAGEVPMILAPKDGDVRVLCGQGPAPAGASAAHYRSLGLDLVPGTGPLAAAVPGAFDAWMLLLRDHGTKPLAEVLRYAIGYAEDGHAPVERVGQTVETVRELFETEWPASAEVYLPGGKAPEPGKLFRNPALAATWRRLTAEAQEKGGEDRVAQIEAAREIWRTGFIAEALVRQAGVPTMDTSGTRHTGTLTAADLAGWSATYEAPATYDWNGWTLAKAGGWSQGPAFLQQLALLPAELPEYGSAEYVHLLVEGCKLAMADREAWYGDAADVPVDTLLSDSYNDERRALIEDTASLELRPGSPGGRTPALSAHAHGVSTGASGFDAMGIPVAGAGEPTVAKDGATRGDTCHLDIVDRWGNMVAATPSGGWLQSNPVVPELGFPLGTRLQMAWLDEGLPNTLTPGRRPRTTLTPSLALRDGVPVMAFGTPGGDQQDQWQLHFFLAVALRDRVRGGLDLQGAIDAPNWHNDSFPGSFFPRGMRPGSVTVEEGMDPGVVEELRRRGHDVTVGDPWSEGRMCAVARDPETGVLSAAANPRGMQGYAVGR, encoded by the coding sequence ATGTTCACGACCCGGCCCACCCTCCAGGGCACCTTCGGCATGGTGTCCTCCACCCACTGGCTCGCCTCGCAGTCCGCGATGGCCGTCCTGGAGGACGGCGGCAACGCCTACGACGCGGCCGTCGCAGCCGGCTTCGTCCTGCACGTCGTCGAGCCCCACCTCAACGGCCCGGCCGGCGAGGTCCCGATGATCCTCGCGCCGAAGGACGGCGACGTGCGGGTGCTGTGCGGCCAGGGCCCCGCCCCCGCCGGAGCCTCCGCCGCGCACTACCGCTCGCTCGGCCTAGACCTGGTCCCGGGCACCGGGCCGCTCGCCGCCGCCGTGCCGGGCGCCTTCGACGCCTGGATGCTGCTGCTGCGCGACCACGGGACCAAGCCACTCGCCGAGGTCCTGCGGTACGCCATCGGATACGCCGAGGACGGCCACGCCCCCGTGGAGCGTGTCGGCCAGACCGTGGAGACGGTCCGCGAGCTGTTCGAGACCGAGTGGCCGGCCTCCGCCGAGGTCTACCTCCCCGGCGGAAAGGCGCCCGAGCCCGGCAAGCTGTTCCGCAACCCGGCACTCGCCGCGACCTGGCGCCGTCTGACGGCCGAGGCACAGGAGAAGGGCGGCGAGGACCGCGTCGCCCAGATCGAGGCCGCACGCGAGATCTGGCGCACGGGCTTCATAGCCGAGGCGCTGGTCCGCCAGGCGGGCGTCCCCACCATGGACACCAGCGGCACCCGCCACACCGGCACCCTCACCGCCGCGGACCTGGCGGGCTGGTCCGCGACGTACGAAGCGCCGGCGACCTACGACTGGAACGGCTGGACGCTGGCCAAGGCGGGCGGCTGGAGCCAGGGCCCCGCCTTCCTCCAGCAGCTCGCGCTCCTCCCGGCGGAGCTCCCGGAGTACGGCTCGGCGGAGTACGTCCACCTGCTCGTCGAGGGCTGCAAGCTCGCCATGGCCGACCGTGAGGCCTGGTACGGCGACGCCGCCGACGTCCCCGTCGACACCCTGCTCTCCGACTCCTACAACGACGAGCGCCGCGCCCTGATCGAGGACACCGCCTCCCTGGAGCTGCGCCCCGGCAGCCCCGGCGGCCGCACCCCGGCCCTCAGCGCGCACGCCCACGGCGTCTCCACCGGCGCCTCCGGCTTCGACGCCATGGGGATCCCGGTCGCCGGAGCGGGCGAGCCGACCGTCGCCAAGGACGGCGCCACCCGCGGCGACACCTGCCACCTCGACATCGTCGACCGCTGGGGGAACATGGTCGCCGCCACACCCAGCGGCGGCTGGCTCCAGTCCAACCCCGTCGTGCCCGAGCTGGGCTTCCCGCTCGGCACCCGGCTGCAGATGGCCTGGCTCGACGAGGGCCTGCCGAACACGCTGACCCCCGGCCGCCGCCCGCGCACCACGCTGACCCCGTCCCTCGCCCTGCGCGACGGAGTCCCCGTGATGGCGTTCGGCACTCCCGGCGGTGACCAGCAGGACCAGTGGCAGCTGCACTTCTTCCTCGCCGTGGCTCTGCGGGACCGGGTCCGTGGCGGCCTCGACCTCCAGGGCGCGATCGACGCCCCCAACTGGCACAACGACAGCTTCCCCGGATCCTTCTTCCCGCGCGGGATGCGCCCCGGCAGCGTCACCGTCGAGGAGGGCATGGACCCCGGGGTCGTCGAGGAGCTGCGCCGGCGCGGCCATGACGTCACGGTGGGCGACCCGTGGTCCGAGGGCCGCATGTGCGCCGTCGCCCGCGACCCGGAGACCGGCGTCCTGTCCGCCGCCGCGAACCCCCGGGGGATGCAGGGTTACGCCGTCGGGCGCTGA
- a CDS encoding IS3 family transposase (programmed frameshift), whose protein sequence is MVMKNYPPQFKADAVAMYESRPEATIRSVAADLGINPETLRNWVRAAGVSRPRGRRTQEPGLPPAPLEAENAALRKKVRELEEEREILRKAAKYFAGGDALVNRFQCVADLQRRHGVKRLCSILGVSRSSFYCWRRTAVDRAARQVADARLAARIRAVHQESDGTYGAPRITAELREENGVAVNHKRVARIMRASGIEGIRLRRRHRTTVSDLAAAKAPDLIGRDFTAGQPNTKYVGDITYLPIEDGKFCYLATVIDLASRRLAGWAIADHMRADLVTDALTAAIRTRGSLAGSIMHTDHGAQYTSKIFAEACRSAGVRRSMSAVGSSADNALAESFNATFKRETLQGRKSWPTEREARLDAFRWLHRYNTRRRHSRLGQRSPIAFENALHRTPTTLPQAA, encoded by the exons GTGGTCATGAAGAACTACCCGCCGCAGTTCAAGGCGGACGCGGTCGCGATGTACGAGTCGCGGCCGGAAGCGACGATCAGGTCGGTCGCAGCCGATCTGGGGATCAACCCGGAGACCCTGCGGAACTGGGTCCGGGCAGCCGGGGTGAGCCGTCCCCGAGGACGGCGGACACAGGAACCAGGCCTGCCGCCGGCACCGCTGGAGGCGGAGAACGCCGCCTTGCGGAAGAAGGTCCGTGAGCTGGAGGAGGAACGGGAGATCCTGCGCAAAGCGGCGAAGTATTTCGCCGGGG GAGACGCGCTGGTGAACCGCTTCCAGTGTGTCGCCGACCTCCAGCGCCGTCACGGCGTGAAGCGGCTCTGCAGCATCCTCGGTGTCAGCCGCTCGAGCTTCTACTGCTGGCGGCGGACGGCTGTGGACCGGGCCGCCCGGCAGGTGGCCGACGCCCGCCTGGCCGCCCGGATACGGGCGGTGCACCAGGAATCGGACGGCACCTACGGAGCCCCGAGGATCACCGCCGAGCTCCGCGAGGAGAACGGTGTCGCGGTCAATCACAAGCGCGTCGCCCGGATCATGCGGGCGTCCGGGATCGAAGGAATCCGGTTGCGCCGCCGGCACCGCACCACCGTCTCCGACCTGGCCGCCGCCAAGGCCCCGGACCTGATCGGCCGCGACTTCACCGCAGGCCAGCCGAACACGAAGTACGTCGGCGACATCACCTACCTGCCCATCGAGGACGGGAAGTTCTGCTACCTGGCGACCGTCATCGACCTCGCATCACGCCGTCTGGCCGGCTGGGCGATCGCCGACCACATGCGCGCGGACCTCGTCACCGACGCCCTGACCGCAGCGATCCGAACCCGCGGCAGCCTCGCCGGATCGATCATGCACACCGACCACGGAGCTCAGTACACGAGCAAAATTTTCGCCGAAGCCTGCAGGTCAGCAGGGGTGCGGCGAAGCATGAGCGCGGTCGGGTCCAGCGCGGACAACGCACTCGCCGAATCCTTCAACGCGACCTTCAAACGCGAGACCCTGCAAGGACGAAAAAGCTGGCCGACCGAGCGCGAGGCCCGACTCGACGCCTTCCGATGGCTCCACCGCTACAACACCCGACGCCGACACTCCCGCCTCGGACAACGATCACCCATCGCCTTCGAGAACGCCCTCCACCGCACACCAACTACGCTGCCACAAGCCGCATAA
- a CDS encoding DUF5655 domain-containing protein translates to MVGLKLFRTDTTKSGMTEVTPRLAEAEADVQGLVEAHMETLLGVRFLASEYGTGPVHGGRIDSLGLDENGSPVIVEYKRGTDAGVINQGLFYLAWLMDHRAEFEHLVRDRLGVTAASQVLWSGPRLICIAGDFTRYDVHAVREHRRSIDLVRYRLFGSDLFGLEAVASVSGGMQVARRVRRQAVAQAAADVEGASMAELASAVDEALLGLGDGVSRVERKQYRAYQRLRNFACLCPPQRSKVLVYLKVDPKDVDLVPGFTRDVSGLGHHGTGDLEVQLRTGLDPES, encoded by the coding sequence GTGGTCGGCTTGAAGCTATTTCGTACGGACACAACGAAAAGCGGCATGACTGAGGTCACGCCGCGTCTTGCAGAGGCCGAGGCAGATGTGCAGGGTCTCGTCGAGGCACACATGGAGACGCTGCTGGGGGTGCGGTTCCTGGCGAGCGAGTACGGGACTGGGCCCGTCCACGGGGGCCGGATCGATTCGCTCGGGCTGGACGAGAACGGATCGCCGGTTATCGTCGAGTACAAGCGCGGTACGGACGCCGGCGTCATCAACCAGGGCTTGTTCTACCTGGCGTGGTTGATGGACCATCGGGCCGAGTTCGAGCACCTGGTCCGCGACCGGCTCGGGGTGACGGCCGCGTCCCAGGTCCTGTGGAGCGGGCCGCGCTTGATCTGTATCGCCGGCGACTTCACGCGCTACGACGTGCATGCCGTGCGCGAGCACCGCCGCTCGATCGACCTGGTCCGATACCGACTCTTCGGCAGTGATCTGTTCGGCCTTGAGGCCGTGGCGTCCGTGAGCGGTGGCATGCAGGTAGCCCGACGGGTGCGCCGGCAGGCGGTTGCCCAGGCGGCAGCCGACGTCGAGGGCGCGTCGATGGCGGAGCTGGCGAGCGCGGTCGACGAGGCGCTCCTCGGGCTCGGTGACGGCGTGAGCCGCGTTGAACGCAAGCAGTATCGGGCGTACCAGCGGCTGCGGAACTTCGCTTGCCTGTGCCCGCCGCAGCGCAGCAAGGTGCTCGTCTACTTGAAGGTCGATCCGAAAGACGTCGACCTCGTTCCGGGGTTCACCCGGGACGTGTCCGGGCTCGGTCACCACGGGACGGGCGATCTGGAGGTGCAACTGCGTACGGGCCTTGACCCCGAATCCTGA
- a CDS encoding glycoside hydrolase family 43 protein: protein MHLPTRPVVSGFHPDPTICRVDGTYYMAHSSFEYAPGVPLYRSTDLRTWEHIGHALDRPSQLSLTGAAASGGIFAPTLRHHDGLFWLITTNLTDGGGHLLVTAQDPAGPWSDPVRFPDAPGIDPDLAWDRDGTCYLTWSGFDDHGPMGLVQAEVDPTTGKVLSEPRQLWQGTGGKFPEGPHLYRIGDIWYQLIAEGGTERGHTITIARGSSPAGPFEPCPWNPILTARGTDSPVQNAGHGDLVELPDGQWVLVYHGVRTRGTSPEWHVLGRETFASRITWEDGWPQVGEPVEAAYPAIVTEELSGTILPPSWAAPGRFPDELLQPAKNGWRLTPADSGEPVFVGRRQEHLYARIRAEVRVEDGEGGLELRIDPRHAVRLEVAGGQVRAVARIGSLVSLLGETNIDGQTDLTLTLRIEPADGHIFSTELGPDKLVATVTGRDGTTEIGRVDGRYFSTEVAGGMTGRLIGVFCDRGDLIVRSFTYTGSDDPDALDRDG from the coding sequence ATGCACCTGCCCACCCGGCCCGTCGTCAGCGGCTTTCACCCCGACCCCACGATCTGCCGTGTCGACGGTACGTACTACATGGCCCACTCCAGCTTTGAGTACGCACCTGGAGTCCCGCTGTACCGGTCGACCGACCTGCGGACCTGGGAGCACATCGGGCACGCGCTCGACAGGCCTTCGCAGCTGTCCCTCACCGGAGCGGCGGCGTCAGGAGGCATCTTCGCGCCGACGCTACGCCACCATGATGGCTTGTTCTGGCTCATCACCACGAACCTGACCGATGGCGGAGGCCACCTCCTGGTGACCGCCCAGGACCCGGCTGGGCCCTGGTCGGATCCGGTGCGGTTCCCCGACGCTCCGGGCATCGATCCAGACCTGGCCTGGGACAGGGACGGCACCTGCTACCTGACATGGTCGGGCTTCGACGACCACGGGCCCATGGGCCTGGTCCAAGCGGAGGTCGACCCCACGACGGGCAAGGTCCTCTCCGAGCCACGGCAGCTGTGGCAGGGCACCGGTGGCAAATTCCCGGAAGGGCCACACCTCTATCGCATCGGGGATATCTGGTACCAGCTCATCGCCGAGGGCGGGACCGAGCGTGGGCACACGATCACGATCGCTCGTGGTTCTTCCCCCGCCGGACCGTTCGAGCCGTGTCCGTGGAACCCGATCCTCACCGCTCGAGGCACCGATTCACCGGTGCAGAACGCCGGCCACGGCGACCTCGTCGAGCTACCGGACGGGCAGTGGGTCCTGGTGTACCACGGCGTCAGGACCCGGGGGACCAGTCCCGAGTGGCACGTTCTCGGGCGGGAGACCTTCGCCTCGCGGATCACCTGGGAGGACGGATGGCCCCAGGTCGGGGAGCCGGTGGAAGCGGCCTACCCGGCCATCGTGACCGAGGAACTGTCAGGCACCATCCTTCCTCCGTCCTGGGCCGCCCCCGGCCGGTTTCCCGACGAGCTCCTGCAGCCGGCCAAGAACGGCTGGCGACTCACTCCCGCCGACTCCGGGGAGCCTGTTTTCGTGGGACGCCGTCAGGAGCACCTCTACGCCCGAATCCGTGCGGAGGTCCGCGTCGAGGACGGCGAGGGCGGATTGGAACTGCGTATCGACCCCCGGCACGCGGTGCGGCTGGAAGTTGCCGGCGGGCAGGTACGTGCCGTTGCCCGCATCGGCTCACTTGTGTCACTCCTCGGTGAGACCAACATCGACGGTCAAACCGACCTCACCTTGACACTCCGGATAGAGCCAGCCGACGGCCATATCTTCAGCACCGAACTGGGCCCCGACAAGCTTGTCGCCACAGTCACCGGCCGCGACGGCACCACCGAGATCGGCCGTGTCGACGGCCGGTACTTCTCGACGGAGGTCGCCGGAGGGATGACCGGTCGCTTGATCGGCGTCTTCTGTGACCGAGGTGACCTGATCGTCCGATCGTTCACCTACACGGGATCCGATGACCCCGATGCCTTGGACCGGGACGGCTGA
- a CDS encoding family 78 glycoside hydrolase catalytic domain, whose product MSAPTRLRVEFLDDAHGITEPRPRLSWLLPSDCRVQHAYQLRMGEWDSGKVESGESVLVATGAPPLRSRERRAWQVRVWTDAGRSDWSAPSWLEAGLLEPEDWQAAWIQPAEETVAAAGERPAHLLRGILTLPGAVTTARAHVTAEGIYELFVNGVRIGDDELTPGFTDYRSTLQVQTYDVGSLLRPGANTVGAVLSDGWFRGVNGMFRDADCFGTRTALLLQMHLTLHDGTEDVFCTDATWTSTTGGITRADLLGGVTADLRAEPVGWTSGVSDARTWTPVTVADTGYDRLAASPAPPVRRTGYRRPLSVSRSPSGAQVADFGENVVGWVRLSELGPRGTRLTLIHGEALTPDGEVTRRNLLPDHMPPDWEEKLNPGQVDVVVSAGRTGEVFEPRHATKGFRYVAVEGDLRDLTPDDLTAVVVHTDLRPTGTFRCADERLNRLHEIAVRSFLGNAVDIPTDCPTRERSGWTGDWALFVPTAAFLFDVAGFSRKWLRDLATQQFEDGVVPNFVPDQLGPATRDHPLIGENLGSAGWGDAAVIVPWEIFRAYGDRELLERQWPSMVAWVERAIRMAREGRHPHRAANLPEPAPHEEYLWDTGFHFGEWLEPGDQPGWEELRTLDQSAVATAYLRHSSCLLSRIAVVLGREAEAERYREISEHARLAWQTEFVDETGRVQPETQATLVRALAFDLVDADLRPSLAHRLAELVRAVGTRVGTGFLATPHLLPVLAETGYADLAYELLLQNTPPSWMHMLDNGATTVWELWEAIDADGVAHESLNHYSKGAVISFLHRFVAGLRVLDEGPGYRRFRVQPCPGSGLTWAEAGHDSPYGRIEVAWRNHGETTRMRVVVPPGTQAEVRLPDGRRADIGPGTALFEWTNRQDEA is encoded by the coding sequence GTGAGCGCACCCACACGGCTTCGAGTCGAGTTCTTGGACGACGCACACGGCATCACGGAGCCCCGGCCGAGACTGTCCTGGCTGCTTCCGTCCGATTGCCGGGTGCAACACGCCTACCAGCTGCGCATGGGGGAGTGGGACTCGGGCAAGGTGGAGTCCGGTGAGAGCGTGCTGGTCGCCACCGGGGCACCGCCACTGCGCTCGCGGGAGCGCCGCGCCTGGCAGGTCCGCGTCTGGACGGACGCCGGTCGCAGCGATTGGTCGGCGCCGTCGTGGCTGGAGGCCGGACTGTTGGAGCCGGAGGACTGGCAGGCGGCCTGGATCCAGCCCGCCGAGGAGACCGTGGCAGCTGCGGGGGAGCGGCCCGCCCATCTCCTGCGCGGGATACTGACCCTGCCCGGCGCGGTGACGACCGCGCGGGCGCACGTCACTGCCGAGGGCATCTACGAACTCTTCGTCAACGGTGTCCGGATCGGAGACGACGAACTCACCCCCGGCTTCACCGATTACCGCAGCACCCTCCAGGTGCAGACCTACGACGTCGGCTCCCTGCTCCGCCCCGGCGCCAACACCGTCGGTGCCGTCCTGTCCGACGGCTGGTTCCGCGGCGTCAACGGCATGTTCCGGGACGCCGACTGCTTCGGGACCCGCACTGCCCTGCTCCTCCAGATGCATCTCACCCTGCATGACGGCACGGAGGACGTCTTCTGCACCGACGCGACCTGGACCAGCACCACAGGCGGAATCACCCGCGCAGACCTCCTGGGCGGGGTCACCGCAGACCTGCGGGCGGAACCGGTCGGATGGACCTCCGGCGTCTCCGACGCCCGTACCTGGACACCCGTCACCGTGGCAGACACCGGGTACGACCGCCTGGCCGCGTCCCCCGCGCCCCCGGTCCGCAGGACCGGGTACCGCAGACCCCTGTCGGTCAGCCGCTCCCCCTCCGGCGCTCAGGTGGCCGACTTCGGCGAGAACGTCGTCGGATGGGTGCGCCTGTCCGAACTCGGCCCCCGGGGCACCCGGCTGACCCTCATCCATGGCGAGGCCCTGACCCCGGACGGGGAGGTCACCCGGCGCAATCTGCTCCCGGACCACATGCCGCCCGACTGGGAGGAAAAACTGAACCCCGGCCAGGTGGACGTGGTCGTCTCCGCCGGCCGCACAGGTGAGGTTTTCGAACCCCGGCACGCCACCAAGGGGTTCCGGTACGTGGCCGTGGAGGGCGACCTGCGCGACCTCACCCCCGACGACCTCACCGCCGTCGTCGTCCACACCGACCTGCGACCGACCGGAACCTTCCGCTGCGCCGACGAACGCCTGAATCGGCTGCACGAGATCGCCGTACGCAGTTTCCTGGGCAACGCTGTCGACATCCCCACAGACTGCCCAACCAGAGAGCGATCGGGGTGGACCGGCGACTGGGCTCTCTTCGTCCCGACCGCCGCCTTCCTCTTCGACGTGGCCGGCTTCTCTCGGAAATGGCTGCGAGATCTGGCCACGCAGCAGTTCGAAGACGGTGTCGTACCCAACTTCGTCCCCGACCAGCTGGGCCCCGCCACACGCGACCATCCCCTCATCGGGGAGAACCTGGGCTCGGCGGGCTGGGGGGATGCCGCGGTGATCGTGCCGTGGGAGATCTTCCGGGCGTACGGAGACCGGGAGTTGCTGGAGCGGCAGTGGCCGTCGATGGTGGCGTGGGTCGAACGGGCAATCCGGATGGCGCGAGAGGGACGGCACCCGCACCGCGCCGCGAACCTTCCCGAGCCCGCGCCGCACGAGGAGTACCTCTGGGACACCGGCTTCCACTTCGGCGAGTGGCTGGAACCAGGGGATCAGCCCGGCTGGGAGGAGCTGCGCACCCTCGACCAGTCCGCGGTCGCCACCGCCTATCTGCGGCACTCCAGCTGTCTGCTGAGCCGCATCGCTGTTGTACTGGGGCGTGAGGCCGAGGCTGAGCGCTACCGTGAGATCAGCGAACACGCCCGCCTCGCCTGGCAGACCGAGTTCGTGGACGAGACGGGCCGAGTGCAGCCCGAGACCCAGGCCACCCTGGTCCGAGCGCTCGCCTTCGACCTTGTCGACGCGGACCTGCGGCCGTCCCTCGCCCATCGCCTGGCCGAACTAGTGAGAGCTGTTGGCACCCGAGTCGGGACTGGCTTCCTGGCCACGCCGCATCTTCTTCCCGTCCTTGCCGAGACGGGTTATGCCGACCTCGCCTACGAGCTGCTGCTGCAGAACACGCCGCCGTCATGGATGCACATGCTGGATAACGGGGCCACCACGGTCTGGGAGTTGTGGGAGGCCATAGACGCCGATGGGGTGGCGCACGAATCGCTGAACCACTACAGCAAGGGCGCGGTCATTTCCTTCCTGCACCGGTTCGTAGCAGGGCTGCGTGTCCTTGACGAGGGACCGGGCTACCGGCGCTTCAGGGTGCAACCGTGCCCAGGTAGCGGGCTGACCTGGGCGGAAGCCGGCCATGACAGTCCTTACGGCCGCATCGAAGTGGCTTGGCGGAACCACGGGGAAACCACCCGCATGCGCGTAGTGGTGCCCCCGGGCACCCAGGCCGAAGTCAGGCTTCCCGACGGCCGACGTGCTGACATCGGCCCCGGGACAGCGCTCTTCGAATGGACTAACCGCCAGGACGAAGCATGA
- a CDS encoding LLM class flavin-dependent oxidoreductase, whose product MRFSAFLTTRSAGPDEDRRITKALVDHAVDVERLGFDAVFLPDHHFTGYCPPASDPMMFASFLAARLPRLYYGFSVQTIALHHPVRFAERLNLLDQLTDGKLLVGTGSGTTPEEMIGLGINFKDTPELSKSHLALVRQLWDKKAEDEPFVFDNGHYKGAVVSRIVPASYTEGGPQLMSVALRPSSVERAAAEAQPAFIPAFTPPALDDGEPLKHLRTHFTAYRTALEAAGHPQDKVARALEWTTHTYQHVHVAETDEQAEEEFQILMGQYQAAVEREHEANLEAEKLSGVTLKSPPNALDSGWQRTWCVWGSPATVAEHLQEVSGIGIGNVLGGFLGGPLTLERAEFGKKSLELFATEVMPKFRSN is encoded by the coding sequence GTGCGCTTCTCCGCATTTCTCACCACCCGCTCAGCAGGTCCGGACGAGGATCGGCGCATCACCAAGGCACTCGTCGACCATGCTGTCGACGTCGAACGCCTCGGCTTCGACGCAGTCTTCCTCCCCGACCACCACTTCACGGGCTACTGCCCGCCCGCCAGCGACCCGATGATGTTCGCCTCGTTCCTGGCAGCCCGGCTGCCCCGCCTGTACTACGGGTTCTCCGTGCAGACCATCGCGCTGCACCACCCCGTGCGCTTTGCCGAGCGCCTCAACCTCCTGGACCAGCTCACCGACGGCAAGCTCCTCGTCGGCACCGGCAGCGGCACCACCCCCGAGGAGATGATCGGCCTCGGCATCAACTTCAAGGACACGCCGGAACTGTCCAAGTCCCACCTCGCCCTGGTGCGGCAGCTGTGGGACAAGAAGGCCGAGGACGAGCCGTTCGTGTTCGACAACGGTCACTACAAGGGCGCCGTGGTCTCCCGCATCGTCCCCGCCTCGTACACCGAAGGTGGCCCGCAGCTGATGTCGGTCGCCCTGCGCCCGTCGAGCGTCGAGCGGGCGGCAGCCGAGGCTCAGCCCGCATTCATCCCGGCCTTCACGCCACCCGCCCTGGACGATGGCGAGCCGCTGAAGCACCTGCGCACGCACTTTACGGCCTACCGCACGGCCCTGGAGGCCGCCGGACACCCGCAGGACAAGGTGGCCCGGGCGCTGGAGTGGACTACACACACCTACCAGCACGTCCACGTCGCCGAGACGGACGAGCAGGCCGAGGAGGAGTTCCAGATCCTCATGGGGCAGTACCAGGCGGCCGTCGAGCGCGAGCACGAGGCCAACCTGGAGGCCGAGAAGCTGTCCGGCGTCACCCTCAAGTCGCCGCCCAACGCCCTGGATTCCGGATGGCAGCGCACCTGGTGCGTCTGGGGCAGCCCGGCCACCGTTGCCGAGCACCTCCAGGAGGTGTCCGGGATCGGCATCGGCAACGTGCTCGGCGGATTCCTGGGCGGTCCGCTCACCCTGGAGCGTGCTGAGTTCGGCAAGAAGTCGCTCGAACTCTTCGCCACCGAGGTGATGCCCAAGTTCCGGTCGAACTGA